Proteins from one Bacteroides mediterraneensis genomic window:
- the udk gene encoding uridine kinase has translation MIIIGIAGGTGSGKTTVVRRIVESLSENEVAVLPLDSYYKDSSHVPVEERQNINFDHPSAFDWDLLSKHVDMLRRGEAIEQPVYSYLTCTRQKETIHVEPRKVVIIEGILALSDRRLCKQMDLRIFVDADPDERLIRVIQRDVIERGRTAEAVMDRYVRVLKPMHLEFIEPAKRIADLIVPQGGHNEKAIEILKMYIEKIVDR, from the coding sequence ATGATTATCATTGGAATTGCAGGAGGAACAGGCTCCGGGAAAACAACTGTGGTGCGACGGATTGTAGAAAGTCTGTCGGAAAATGAAGTGGCAGTGCTTCCGCTCGACTCATATTACAAGGACAGCAGCCATGTGCCCGTGGAAGAGCGGCAGAACATCAACTTCGACCATCCTTCTGCCTTCGACTGGGATTTGCTTTCGAAGCACGTGGATATGCTGCGCCGGGGCGAGGCCATCGAACAGCCCGTGTATTCCTACCTGACCTGTACCCGCCAGAAGGAGACCATTCATGTAGAGCCGCGCAAGGTGGTCATCATCGAAGGGATTCTGGCCCTGAGCGACCGTCGTCTCTGCAAGCAGATGGACCTGCGCATCTTTGTGGATGCCGACCCCGACGAACGTCTGATACGTGTTATCCAGCGGGATGTGATTGAACGCGGACGAACGGCGGAGGCCGTGATGGACCGTTACGTGCGGGTGCTGAAACCCATGCACCTGGAGTTCATCGAGCCGGCCAAGCGGATTGCCGACCTGATTGTCCCGCAGGGAGGACACAACGAAAAAGCCATTGAGATTCTGAAAATGTACATAGAAAAAATCGTCGACCGATGA
- a CDS encoding Dabb family protein, protein MVKHIVLFKLKENLSAAEKADIMHRFKTAIEALPATIPFIRDIHVGLNENAAETWDICLDSSFDTLDDVKAYSIHPAHVAAAGILKEAKENRACVDYTL, encoded by the coding sequence ATGGTCAAACACATTGTTCTATTCAAACTGAAAGAAAATCTTTCTGCGGCTGAAAAAGCTGACATCATGCACCGTTTCAAAACGGCTATCGAGGCCCTTCCGGCTACCATTCCTTTTATCCGCGACATCCATGTGGGACTGAACGAGAACGCGGCAGAGACATGGGACATCTGCCTGGACAGCAGTTTCGACACCCTCGACGACGTAAAAGCCTATTCCATCCATCCGGCCCACGTGGCTGCGGCGGGTATCCTGAAAGAGGCCAAGGAAAACCGGGCCTGCGTGGACTATACGCTCTAA
- a CDS encoding PaaI family thioesterase: MEKIINPWKGIEGYFCFGCAPHNEDGLKMEFYEDGEEIVCLWKPEARFQGWVNTLHGGIQATMLDEICAWVIARKMQTSGVTSRMETHYLKPVHTTDSHLTLRARLKEVKRHFAFIEAGIFDEHDQLCTKAVCTYYLFSKEKAEKEMCFKGCYTEKEVENL, translated from the coding sequence ATGGAAAAGATTATCAATCCCTGGAAAGGAATAGAAGGATACTTCTGTTTCGGATGTGCTCCCCACAACGAGGACGGACTGAAGATGGAGTTCTACGAGGACGGAGAAGAGATTGTGTGCCTGTGGAAACCGGAGGCCCGCTTCCAGGGCTGGGTGAACACCCTGCACGGGGGCATACAGGCCACGATGCTTGATGAAATCTGTGCCTGGGTCATCGCCCGCAAGATGCAGACTTCGGGAGTGACTTCCCGCATGGAAACGCACTACCTGAAGCCGGTGCATACCACCGACTCGCATCTCACGCTCAGGGCGCGGCTGAAAGAAGTGAAACGGCACTTCGCGTTCATCGAAGCGGGTATCTTCGACGAGCACGACCAGCTTTGCACCAAGGCCGTATGCACCTATTACCTCTTCTCGAAAGAAAAAGCGGAAAAGGAAATGTGCTTCAAGGGCTGCTATACGGAAAAAGAGGTGGAGAATTTATAA
- the hisG gene encoding ATP phosphoribosyltransferase: protein MLRIAVQSKGRLFEDTMALFTEADIKLSTSKRTLLTQSTNFPVEVLFLRDDDIPQCVANGVADLGIVGENEFVERAEEAEIVHRLGFSKCRLSLAIHKEAEYDGLQWFNHKKIATSYPHILKNFLNEQQIEADIHVITGSVEISPAIGLADAIFDIVSSGSTLISNNLKEVEVVMKSEALLIGNKNLSAEKKEILQELLFRIDAVKTAEDKKYVLMNVPTDKVNDIVEVLPGIKSPTIMPLATEGWSSIHTVIDQKRFWEIIGKLKAIGAQGILVLPIEKMIL, encoded by the coding sequence ATGTTAAGAATTGCCGTACAATCCAAAGGGCGTTTGTTTGAAGACACAATGGCCCTGTTCACAGAAGCCGACATCAAGCTGTCTACTTCCAAACGTACCTTGCTGACACAATCTACCAACTTCCCCGTGGAGGTGCTCTTCCTGCGCGACGACGATATTCCGCAGTGTGTGGCCAACGGCGTGGCCGACCTGGGTATCGTGGGGGAAAACGAGTTCGTGGAACGTGCCGAAGAAGCTGAAATCGTGCACCGGCTGGGATTCAGCAAATGCCGTCTCTCGCTGGCCATCCATAAGGAAGCCGAATACGACGGGCTGCAGTGGTTCAACCACAAGAAGATTGCTACTTCCTACCCGCACATCCTGAAGAACTTCCTGAACGAGCAGCAGATTGAGGCGGACATCCATGTCATCACGGGCTCGGTGGAAATATCTCCGGCCATCGGACTGGCGGATGCCATCTTCGATATTGTCAGCTCGGGCTCTACCCTCATCAGCAACAACCTGAAAGAGGTGGAAGTGGTGATGAAGAGCGAGGCTTTGCTTATCGGCAACAAGAACCTGTCGGCAGAAAAAAAGGAAATCCTTCAGGAGCTGTTGTTCCGCATCGATGCCGTGAAGACAGCCGAAGACAAGAAGTATGTGCTGATGAACGTGCCTACCGACAAGGTGAATGACATCGTAGAGGTACTGCCGGGTATCAAGAGTCCCACCATCATGCCGCTGGCCACGGAGGGATGGAGCAGCATCCACACCGTCATCGACCAGAAACGTTTCTGGGAAATCATCGGCAAGCTGAAGGCCATCGGGGCACAGGGTATCCTGGTACTCCCCATCGAGAAAATGATACTTTAA
- the hisD gene encoding histidinol dehydrogenase, translated as MNIITYPEKSTWADLLKRPTLQTESLRETVLEILNRIKFEGDKAVREYEEKFDKVRLDSLQVSEAEIAEAEKKVSIELKAAITLAYKNIHTFHAAQVFQGKKITTLPGVTCWQKAVPIEKVGLYIPGGTAPLFSTVLMLATPAQIAGCKEIILCTPPDKEGKIHPAILYAAKLAGISRIFKAGGVQAIGAMAYGTESIPKVYKIFGPGNQYVTAAKQQVSLRDVAIDMPAGPSEVAVLADETANPVFVAADLLSQAEHGTDSQALLITTSEPLLIATMKEVERQLAQLPRKEIASRSLAASKLILVKDMDEAVAMVNEYAPEHLIIETKDYLKVSERIVNAGSVFLGYYSPESAGDYASGTNHTLPTNGYAKAYSGVSLDSFIRKITFQEITPEGIAMIGPAIEVMAANEQLDGHKNAISVRLKKES; from the coding sequence ATGAACATCATTACTTATCCTGAGAAAAGTACATGGGCCGACTTGCTGAAACGGCCTACTCTCCAGACGGAATCGCTGCGGGAGACGGTACTCGAAATATTGAACCGCATCAAGTTTGAAGGCGACAAGGCCGTGCGGGAGTATGAAGAAAAATTCGACAAGGTACGGCTGGACTCCCTGCAGGTGAGCGAAGCGGAAATCGCCGAAGCGGAAAAGAAGGTCAGCATCGAACTGAAGGCGGCCATCACACTGGCCTACAAGAACATCCACACGTTCCACGCGGCACAGGTGTTCCAAGGGAAAAAGATTACCACCCTGCCGGGCGTCACTTGCTGGCAGAAGGCGGTGCCCATTGAGAAGGTGGGACTGTACATTCCCGGCGGAACGGCTCCTCTCTTCTCGACCGTGCTGATGCTGGCCACTCCGGCACAGATTGCGGGCTGCAAGGAAATCATTCTCTGTACCCCGCCCGACAAGGAAGGAAAGATTCATCCGGCCATCCTGTATGCGGCCAAACTGGCGGGCATCAGCCGTATCTTCAAGGCGGGGGGCGTACAGGCTATCGGGGCCATGGCTTACGGCACGGAAAGCATCCCGAAAGTATATAAGATATTCGGTCCGGGCAACCAGTATGTCACGGCGGCCAAACAGCAGGTTTCCCTGCGCGACGTGGCCATCGACATGCCGGCAGGTCCGTCGGAAGTGGCGGTACTGGCCGATGAAACCGCCAATCCGGTCTTCGTGGCAGCCGACTTACTTTCACAGGCGGAACACGGCACAGACAGTCAGGCCCTCCTGATTACGACCAGCGAGCCGCTGCTGATAGCTACCATGAAGGAAGTGGAGCGCCAGCTGGCACAACTGCCACGCAAGGAAATCGCCAGCCGCTCACTGGCGGCCAGCAAACTGATTCTGGTGAAGGACATGGACGAGGCAGTGGCCATGGTCAACGAGTATGCGCCGGAACACCTGATTATCGAAACCAAAGACTACCTGAAAGTCAGCGAACGGATTGTCAATGCGGGCTCGGTATTCCTGGGATATTATTCGCCGGAAAGTGCGGGCGACTATGCTTCGGGCACCAACCACACGCTGCCGACCAACGGCTATGCAAAGGCGTACAGCGGGGTGAGTCTGGACAGCTTCATCCGCAAAATCACGTTCCAGGAAATCACGCCCGAAGGCATCGCCATGATTGGCCCGGCCATTGAGGTGATGGCGGCCAACGAGCAGCTGGACGGCCACAAAAATGCAATCTCCGTACGTTTAAAGAAAGAATCATGA
- the hisC gene encoding histidinol-phosphate transaminase, with amino-acid sequence MKPLKELTRPNIWALKPYSSARDEYSGKEASVFLDANENPYNTPNNRYPDPLQRELKGLIGRIKKVSPEHIFLGNGSDEAIDLPFRAFCRPGIDNVVAIEPTYGMYQVCADINDVEYRKVQLDANFQFKAADLLAAADEHTKLIFLCSPNNPTGNNLCREEILTLLRQFEGLVIVDEAYADFSDQPSFLQQLDDFPNLIILQTFSKAWGCAAIRLGMAFASKEIIDLLNKIKYPYNVNRLTQQEAIRMIEKHYQVQQWVGSLLKERTRLMTEFEKMPCCEHIYPTDANFFLTRVSNAKKIYDYLVDRGIIVRNRSNVALCHNCLRITIGTRPENDALLEALKNYKEEEA; translated from the coding sequence ATGAAACCATTGAAAGAACTTACGCGGCCGAACATCTGGGCCTTGAAGCCTTATTCTTCGGCACGCGACGAATATAGCGGGAAAGAGGCATCGGTATTTCTGGATGCCAACGAAAATCCTTATAACACGCCCAACAACCGGTACCCGGACCCGCTGCAACGGGAACTGAAGGGGCTGATCGGGCGTATCAAGAAGGTATCGCCCGAGCATATCTTCCTGGGCAACGGCAGCGACGAGGCCATCGACCTTCCTTTCCGGGCGTTCTGCCGTCCGGGCATCGACAACGTGGTGGCCATCGAGCCTACCTACGGCATGTATCAGGTCTGTGCCGATATCAACGACGTGGAGTACCGAAAGGTACAGCTTGACGCGAATTTCCAGTTCAAGGCTGCCGACCTGCTGGCGGCTGCCGACGAGCACACCAAACTGATTTTCCTCTGCTCTCCCAACAACCCGACGGGCAACAACCTGTGCCGGGAAGAGATTCTGACCCTTCTCCGGCAGTTCGAAGGACTGGTCATCGTGGACGAGGCGTATGCGGATTTCTCCGACCAGCCGTCGTTCCTGCAACAGCTCGACGACTTTCCGAACCTGATTATCCTGCAGACCTTCTCGAAGGCGTGGGGCTGTGCGGCCATCCGTCTGGGCATGGCGTTCGCTTCCAAGGAAATCATCGACCTGCTGAACAAAATCAAATATCCTTACAATGTGAACCGGCTGACACAGCAGGAAGCCATCCGGATGATTGAAAAGCATTATCAGGTGCAGCAATGGGTAGGTTCGTTGCTGAAGGAACGTACCCGTCTGATGACCGAATTTGAGAAAATGCCGTGCTGCGAGCACATCTACCCCACCGACGCGAATTTCTTCCTCACCCGGGTGAGCAATGCCAAGAAAATCTACGACTACCTGGTAGACAGAGGCATCATCGTCCGCAACCGGAGCAACGTGGCCCTGTGCCACAACTGCCTGCGCATCACCATCGGTACGCGGCCGGAGAACGATGCGCTGCTGGAGGCCCTGAAAAACTACAAGGAGGAGGAAGCATGA
- the hisB gene encoding bifunctional histidinol-phosphatase/imidazoleglycerol-phosphate dehydratase HisB, translated as MKKKVLFIDRDGTLVIEPPVDYQLDAFEKLEFYPKVFRNLYFIRQKLDFELVMVTNQDGLGTPSFPEETFWPVHNLMLQSFKNEGIEFDNILIDRSFPEDNAPTRKPRTGMLTAYLHNPDYDLPGSFVIGDRATDVQLAQNLGCKAILLQPDKSILAGSGLEATCVLATTDWDRVAEFLFAGERTAEVCRKTKETDIRIRLNLDGNGTCHIDTGLGFFDHMLEQIGKHGGIDLDIHVDGDLHVDEHHTIEDTAIALGECLYQALGSKRGIERYGYCLPMDDCLCMVALDFGGRPWLVWDATFTREKIGDVPTEMFLHFFKSLSDSARMNLHIKAEGTNEHHKIEGIFKALARSIKMAVRRDIHHFEIPSSKGCI; from the coding sequence ATGAAAAAGAAAGTCTTGTTCATCGACCGCGACGGAACCCTCGTCATCGAACCGCCCGTAGATTACCAGCTGGATGCTTTCGAAAAGCTGGAGTTTTACCCCAAAGTGTTCCGCAACCTGTATTTCATCCGGCAGAAACTGGATTTTGAGCTGGTCATGGTGACCAATCAGGACGGACTGGGCACGCCTTCTTTCCCGGAAGAGACTTTCTGGCCCGTACACAACCTGATGCTCCAGTCGTTCAAGAACGAGGGCATCGAGTTCGACAATATTTTGATTGACCGGAGCTTTCCGGAAGACAATGCACCTACGCGCAAGCCCCGCACGGGCATGCTGACGGCTTACCTGCACAATCCGGACTATGACCTGCCGGGCAGTTTTGTCATCGGTGACCGGGCGACGGATGTACAGCTGGCACAGAACCTGGGCTGCAAGGCCATCCTGCTGCAACCGGATAAAAGTATATTGGCTGGCAGCGGACTGGAGGCTACCTGCGTGCTGGCCACTACCGACTGGGACCGCGTGGCGGAGTTCCTCTTTGCCGGCGAACGGACGGCAGAAGTGTGCCGGAAGACCAAGGAAACCGATATCCGCATCCGCCTCAACCTGGACGGCAACGGCACCTGCCACATTGACACGGGACTGGGTTTCTTCGACCACATGCTGGAGCAGATTGGCAAGCATGGCGGCATCGACCTCGATATCCACGTGGACGGTGACTTGCACGTAGACGAGCACCACACCATTGAAGACACGGCCATCGCTTTGGGAGAATGTCTGTATCAGGCCCTTGGAAGCAAGCGGGGCATCGAACGCTACGGTTACTGCCTGCCCATGGACGACTGTCTGTGCATGGTGGCACTCGACTTCGGCGGACGCCCCTGGCTGGTGTGGGATGCCACCTTCACCCGCGAAAAGATTGGCGACGTGCCCACCGAGATGTTCCTCCATTTCTTCAAGTCGCTGAGTGACTCAGCCCGCATGAACCTTCACATCAAGGCAGAAGGCACCAACGAACACCACAAGATTGAGGGGATTTTCAAGGCGCTTGCCCGCAGCATCAAGATGGCCGTCCGGCGCGACATCCATCATTTTGAGATTCCCTCCAGCAAGGGATGCATCTGA
- a CDS encoding DUF4923 family protein: MKKSVLWKSVLVLALCLAGTANGMAQDLKSILSGVVGAVTNKVTGESSSLTGTWAYSGPDCKFESDNLLAKAGGEVAAKKVEEKMSGVLEKLGFKEGATYTFNEDSTYTSVVGGKTVNGTYSYNADTKELTMKTRLGLKVNATVSKGLTGNTMSLLFKADKLMSLAQTITGAVASKSSNSAVSTATSLLNQYDGLQLGVELKKQ, from the coding sequence ATGAAAAAAAGTGTTTTATGGAAAAGTGTGCTGGTGCTGGCATTGTGTCTGGCCGGAACAGCCAATGGAATGGCACAAGACCTGAAGTCGATTCTTTCGGGTGTGGTAGGTGCGGTGACCAATAAGGTGACAGGTGAAAGCAGTTCGCTGACCGGAACCTGGGCTTATTCCGGCCCCGACTGCAAGTTTGAAAGCGATAACCTGCTGGCCAAGGCCGGTGGTGAAGTAGCAGCCAAGAAAGTGGAAGAAAAGATGAGCGGCGTATTGGAAAAACTGGGCTTCAAGGAAGGAGCTACTTATACTTTCAATGAAGACAGTACCTACACTTCCGTGGTCGGTGGAAAGACTGTGAACGGAACTTACAGCTACAATGCCGATACCAAGGAATTGACCATGAAGACGCGTCTGGGACTGAAGGTGAACGCTACGGTGTCCAAAGGATTGACAGGCAATACGATGAGTTTGCTCTTCAAGGCCGACAAGCTGATGTCGCTGGCGCAGACCATTACCGGTGCAGTGGCAAGCAAGTCGTCTAATTCGGCTGTCAGCACAGCTACCTCTTTGCTGAACCAGTATGACGGACTGCAATTGGGAGTGGAGTTGAAGAAACAGTAA
- the nadC gene encoding carboxylating nicotinate-nucleotide diphosphorylase, with product MDEKIVKDLIDRLIDLSFAEDIGDGDHTTLSCIPADAMGKSKLLIKEEGILAGIEVAKEVFHRFDPDMKVTVFMQDGTHVKPGDVPMVVEGKVQSLLQTERLMLNIMQRMSGIATMTHKYVERLKGTKTRVLDTRKTTPGMRILEKMAVKIGGGVNHRIGLFDMILLKDNHVDFAGGIDKAITRAKEYCKEKGKDLKIEIEVRNFDELQQVLDLGGVDRIMLDNFTPENTRKAVEMVGGRVELESSGGITFDTLRDYAECGVDYISVGALTHSVKGLDMSFKAC from the coding sequence ATGGACGAAAAAATTGTAAAGGATTTGATTGACCGTCTGATTGACCTCTCTTTTGCAGAGGATATAGGCGACGGAGACCATACTACATTGTCGTGTATCCCGGCAGATGCCATGGGAAAGTCGAAACTGCTGATCAAGGAAGAAGGAATCCTGGCCGGCATTGAAGTGGCCAAGGAAGTGTTTCATCGTTTCGACCCCGACATGAAGGTGACCGTATTCATGCAAGACGGTACGCACGTGAAACCGGGGGATGTGCCGATGGTAGTGGAAGGCAAGGTGCAGTCTTTGTTGCAGACCGAACGCCTGATGCTGAACATCATGCAGCGCATGAGCGGTATCGCAACCATGACCCACAAGTATGTGGAACGCCTGAAAGGGACAAAGACCCGTGTGCTCGATACGCGTAAGACGACTCCGGGCATGCGTATTCTGGAGAAAATGGCGGTGAAAATCGGTGGGGGTGTGAACCATCGTATCGGTCTGTTCGACATGATTCTGCTGAAAGACAATCATGTGGATTTCGCAGGAGGCATCGACAAGGCCATCACGCGGGCCAAGGAATACTGCAAGGAAAAAGGCAAGGACCTGAAGATTGAAATCGAGGTACGTAACTTCGACGAGTTGCAGCAGGTGCTCGACCTGGGTGGAGTTGACCGTATCATGCTCGACAATTTCACACCGGAGAATACCCGCAAGGCTGTGGAAATGGTGGGTGGACGTGTGGAACTGGAATCTTCCGGCGGTATCACGTTTGACACGCTACGCGACTATGCGGAATGTGGAGTGGATTACATCTCCGTGGGTGCATTGACCCATTCTGTGAAAGGTCTCGACATGAGCTTCAAGGCTTGTTGA
- the rlmH gene encoding 23S rRNA (pseudouridine(1915)-N(3))-methyltransferase RlmH codes for MKFTLLVVGRTVEKHYITAISDYVERTKHYISFDMEVIPELKNTKSLSMDQQKEKEGEAILKALQPGDVVVLLDEHGKEFRSIEFANWIERKMHTVNKRLVFIIGGPYGFSPAVYQAAQEKISLSKMTFSHQMIRLIFVEQLYRAMTILNNGPYHHE; via the coding sequence ATGAAATTTACCCTACTTGTGGTCGGCCGGACGGTCGAAAAGCATTACATCACAGCCATCAGCGACTACGTGGAACGTACCAAGCACTACATTTCGTTCGACATGGAAGTGATTCCCGAACTCAAGAACACCAAGAGCCTCAGCATGGACCAGCAGAAAGAAAAAGAAGGCGAAGCCATCCTGAAAGCCCTTCAGCCGGGCGATGTGGTGGTACTTCTTGACGAGCATGGAAAAGAATTCCGCTCCATCGAGTTCGCCAACTGGATAGAACGGAAAATGCATACGGTAAACAAGCGGCTGGTATTCATCATCGGCGGGCCTTACGGATTCTCTCCGGCAGTCTATCAGGCAGCCCAGGAAAAGATTTCCCTGTCCAAGATGACCTTCTCACACCAGATGATACGGCTCATCTTCGTGGAACAGCTTTACCGGGCCATGACCATTCTGAACAACGGCCCCTATCACCACGAATAG
- a CDS encoding glucosaminidase domain-containing protein has product MKSLRYILVCCLAGMVLSLGAAQRRNKAYEDYIRQYHKIAVEEMKRYHIPASITLAQGLLESGAGRSELARKSNNHFGIKCGRSWDGRTVRADDDAPNECFRAYRHAKDSYRDHSKFLRTGARYASLFRLKITDYKGWARGLKKAGYATDPRYADRLINIIELYDLDRYDSKKGLEWAEEFPNPHQPYLANDMVYIIARRGDTFKSLSDELGISKKKLRTYNELPKDYEFTGGEVVYLEKKRRRATKEYIVYVVRQGDSMYSISQKFGIRLKNLYKLNKMEPDAPAPKVGDILRLR; this is encoded by the coding sequence ATGAAATCATTAAGATATATCTTGGTGTGCTGCTTGGCAGGGATGGTACTATCTTTGGGAGCGGCCCAGCGGCGGAACAAGGCATACGAGGATTACATCCGGCAGTATCACAAGATTGCCGTGGAAGAGATGAAGCGTTACCACATCCCAGCCAGTATCACGCTGGCGCAGGGATTGCTGGAGTCGGGGGCCGGACGGAGTGAACTGGCCCGCAAATCGAATAACCATTTCGGCATCAAGTGCGGACGGAGCTGGGACGGGCGTACGGTGCGTGCCGATGACGATGCGCCCAACGAATGTTTCCGGGCTTACCGTCATGCCAAGGATTCTTATCGCGACCATTCCAAGTTCCTGCGTACCGGAGCACGGTACGCTTCTTTGTTCCGTCTGAAGATTACGGACTACAAGGGATGGGCCCGCGGACTGAAAAAGGCGGGTTATGCTACCGACCCGCGTTATGCCGACCGCCTGATTAATATCATCGAACTGTATGACCTGGACCGTTACGACAGCAAGAAGGGACTGGAGTGGGCCGAGGAGTTCCCCAATCCGCATCAGCCGTATCTGGCCAACGACATGGTGTACATCATCGCCCGTCGGGGAGATACGTTCAAGTCGCTTTCGGATGAGCTGGGCATCAGCAAGAAGAAACTCCGCACTTACAATGAACTGCCGAAAGATTATGAGTTTACGGGAGGTGAAGTGGTATACCTGGAGAAGAAACGCCGTCGGGCTACGAAGGAATACATCGTTTACGTGGTACGTCAGGGCGACTCCATGTATTCTATCTCACAGAAGTTCGGCATCCGCCTGAAGAACCTGTACAAACTGAATAAGATGGAACCGGATGCTCCGGCTCCGAAGGTGGGCGACATTCTGCGGCTGCGCTGA
- a CDS encoding cytidine deaminase, whose translation MKEIKLEICIHSLQYEELAPQDRKLIDKAKEATSRSYAPYSKFSVGAAALLKNGIIVTGTNQENAAYPSGLCAERTTLFYANSQYPDQAVLTLAIAARNEAGYLDTPIPPCGACRQVLLETEQRYRQPMRILLYGEKAIYEVDGTKDLLPLSFGGEFLTK comes from the coding sequence ATGAAAGAAATTAAACTGGAAATCTGTATCCACTCTTTGCAATACGAAGAACTTGCCCCGCAAGACCGCAAGCTGATTGACAAGGCCAAAGAGGCCACCTCGCGCAGTTACGCTCCCTACTCCAAATTCTCGGTCGGTGCCGCCGCCCTGCTGAAAAACGGGATTATCGTCACGGGAACGAATCAGGAAAACGCCGCCTATCCTTCCGGCCTGTGCGCCGAACGCACCACACTGTTCTATGCCAATTCCCAGTATCCCGACCAGGCGGTACTGACACTGGCCATTGCTGCCCGCAACGAAGCCGGCTACCTTGACACGCCGATTCCTCCCTGCGGAGCCTGCCGCCAGGTATTGCTGGAAACGGAGCAACGCTACCGTCAGCCCATGCGCATCCTGCTGTATGGCGAGAAAGCGATTTACGAGGTAGACGGTACGAAAGACCTGCTCCCGTTGTCGTTCGGCGGGGAATTTCTGACGAAATAA